From the genome of Syngnathus acus chromosome 24, fSynAcu1.2, whole genome shotgun sequence, one region includes:
- the taf1b gene encoding TATA box-binding protein-associated factor RNA polymerase I subunit B: MDEEFTGDYQEACGQCGSVAWALSEEGRFFCKSCHNVIERAHVVDTVLTAPGSAKVSTMGRVKKTERRRQWVACEGFQFILMKQAAALIMLGVPPSFKDDVLWPLWRRFLQMSKQAYTRDPDESAKFQVQVVDKQLESGAESSFLSASETDGETCLSSPSTSQADSHSDWSIASQSINAHSTPRRKSRRGNMRMTETLALIHLALVWSRQALTLGDLLRLANDGHIPYVHAYQDLPEEMRLDCAEALIFTVQSLPTHQELHRKAQTLVSFLRLPAFPPIRHQDPLHPAMLSLRYLVDANLPDELHPWVCMLMERSSMADMMCVTSEPSSHAALPQYDVQAAALIIVAVKLLFGLDDRTEWDLSNGAGKPMTEERTSHSPGSVFSLRRWYRQLHAAKLQRQRARDRAAARKQWKATPLYPSRKLKYVVLKKKRMAEQLALCLERLSQRNQRAPPAAPSSFTFCWGAANGTDGPSLRHHRLDAVVSPKQEVLTPVNKAYWHLPLASCHPRNCGGSCTLTAVEATLPRSFLWLLQLFCFLLQVSQADLHQEVMKIERRVLSSKTNNRNKQERVVTKTRQKV, translated from the exons ATGGACGAAGAATTCACG GGCGACTACCAGGAGGCGTGTGGGCAATGCGGCTCCGTGGCTTGGGCCTTGTCGGAAGAGGGTCGCTTCTTCTGCAAGTCGTGTCACAATGTCATCGAG AGAGCACACGTCGTGGACACGGTGTTGACTGCACCGGGATCGGCGAAAGTCTCCACCATGGGCCGAGTAAAGAAAACAG agCGAAGACGCCAGTGGGTGGCGTGCGAAGGCTTCCAGTTCATCCTGATGAAGCAAGCGGCCGCGCTGATCATGCTGGGTGTCCCGCCGAGCTTTAAG GACGACGTGTTGTGGCCGCTGTGGCGACGCTTCCTGCAGATGAGCAAGCAGGCGTACACGCGCGACCCCGACGAGAGCGCCAAATTCCAAGTG caAGTTGTGGATAAGCAATTGGAAAGCGGGGCTGAGTCGTCTTTCCTATCCGCCAGCGAGACAGACGGCGAGACGTGCCTGAGCAGCCCGTCCACATCGCAAGCGG ACAGCCACAGCGATTGGTCGATAGCCTCCCAGAGCATCAACGCCCATTCGACGCCTCGTCGCAAGTCGCGCCGTGGCAACATGAGAATGACTGAGACGCTGGCGCTGATCCACTTGGCGCTGGTGTGGAGTCGCCAGGCGCTGACGCTCGGCGACCTTCTCAG GCTAGCCAACGACGGACACATCCCGTACGTCCACGCCTACCAGGATCTGCCAGAGGAGATGAGACTGGACTGCGCCGAGGCCCTGATCTTCACCGTGCAG AGCCTCCCCACCCACCAGGAGCTGCACCGGAAGGCCCAGACGCTCGTCAGCTTCCTGCGACTTCCCGCTTTTCCTCCGATCCGGCACCAGGACCCGCTGCACCCGGCCATGCTCAGCCTGCGCTATCTGGTCGACGCCAATCTCCCCg ACGAGCTCCATCCGTGGGTTTGCATGCTGATGGAACGCAGCAGCATGGCGGACATGATGTGCGTCACGTCGGAACCATCAAGCCACGCCGCGCTGCCCCAGTACGACGTCCAAGCCGCCGCCCTCATCATCGTTGCCGTCAAGCTCCTCTTCGGCCTGGACGACCGCACCGAATG GGATTTGTCGAACGGAGCCGGCAAGCCGATGACCGAAGAACGGACGTCTCACAGTCCGGGAAGCGTCTTTAGCCTGAGGAGATGGTACCGTCAGCTGCACGCCGCCAAGCTCCAAAGGCAGCGGGCGCGGGATCGCGCCGCAGCCAG GAAGCAGTGGAAGGCCACGCCGCTTTACCCGAGCAGGAAGCTCAAATATGTggtcctgaaaaaaaaaa GAATGGCAGAGCAGCTGGCTTTGTGTTTGGAGAGATTGTCACAGCGTAATCAACGCGCACCCCCCGCGGCGCCGTCCTCTTTCACCTTTTGCTGGGGGGCTGCGAACGGCACAGACGGCCCGAGTCTGCGCCACCATAGGCTGGATGCCGTCGTCAGCCCGAAACAGGAAGTCCTGACCCCCGTCAACAAGGCGTATTGGCACCTGCCGCTCGCATCTTGCCACCCCCG GAATTGTGGCGGTAGCTGCACTTTGACGGCGGTGGAGGCCACACTGCCGCGGTCTTTCCTGTGGCTCCTGCAGCTCTTCTGCTTCCTGTTGCAAGTCAGCCAGGCCGACTTGCACCAGGAAGTGATGAAAATTGAGAGGCGTGTCCTCtccagcaaaacaaacaacagaaacaaacaGGAGCGCGTCGTGAcgaaaacaagacaaaaggtTTAG